The Vigna unguiculata cultivar IT97K-499-35 chromosome 1, ASM411807v1, whole genome shotgun sequence nucleotide sequence CATCATTATCTACGAAAACATAAGACCGAATTTAGTATCTCTaagcaacaataaaaaaataataatgtgaaaGCATCCAGCATCAAATGCGCGTAACATAATtgtctttaaataaaataaagtgacTACAAATGAGAATTGCGCAAAATAATATCGACAATTCTCTAAACAGGGGTGAAGCAGAACAAGAAagtgttaaaagaaaaatctgtGGTATCCTTTGGTACTATGATTATATGTTAAAATCAGCATTCTGATGACTAAATAGCAAGTAAATTAATAACATTGCTTAAATATTGCAccattgaagaagaaaaatagaaagtagATGAatgaatgaaagagaaaatgaaacaaaatcttCACTTCTTGTGTGTATGAATGCAGGTATAAGTCACAAAGTGGATGCATGCACTTCACAAAAACTATatgttaatataataaattgttaagtcacaaaaataaaattaaataaaaaaatcatatattatgttataatgAAACGCAGGGTACAAACCTGAAGCGCGGATACTGTAGGTAAGGTGTTTGCAAGATtgtgaaaatgaatttgtaaaGCTTATATAGAAGAGAGCATTTGATACAACTCTTCCCCGCTGGAAAGACATAACGCTGTGGTAACCGTTACAATGCTTTTAAGAAGGAATATAAGGCGTTCGATGAAAGAGGCAGTAACTGTTTGgcggtggtgatggtggtgctCCGGCGTACTGCAGTGATAATCTTTTCCGCTCTGTTGTTGTTGGTTTTTTGTTTCTTGGTTTTCTACAACAAAAAATGTCTGGACTTGATGTCGGGATAGATTTCACTGTCCTATGaattgtttttgtgtgcttCATTTCATACAGTTTTTTCGTTTAATAaagattttgaattgaaaagtTTTGTTCTTTTACTCAAGATTTTGGATTCTGATaaagaaaagtttaaatttGATAGCAACTCGGTTttcatttctaaattatattttattttcttggatTTGAAAAACACATATATTTGATCCCTCAAATTTACTATGTAGAAACTAAAACGATTTTAAGAAGGTCTTTTGGTTCTTCCAATTTAGTGTTTaggtattaaaaatatttttagaaatttcaatgactacaataaaaaattttaaatttagaaaactaaatttaaatttattccaATGAACAAACGAAAGTAATTAAgtcttattagtattataaatattatttatatgaacAGTTATATAGCTGGTGTATTGATCGAGATCAACGTCAACTTGCATGaacaaaatcttaaataaaGCTACGATTCTGAGCGGAAATCATGAAATGAAATTGTTGGACAATTACcgacaacaattttttattcaacaaaaaaaagtgttttcCTTATGTATAGGTATCTGAAATTTAAGATTGAAACATAAATACATTTTTCCTATGTATACTGTAGAAACAGTATTCCATtattgacatttaaaaaaaaagttacaaaatcaaAACTTAGGGTCAAAACGTTGAAAACTGGGTGTGAATAGCAAGCCTCAATTTTATCCCTGAAAGGCCCAAAACTCTTACCATCTAATTTACCAGCTTCATAGTTTTGAAgggtttttcttcctgcaccccaatttttcttcctacaccctcaaaatttttatatttccgCTGCTACCCTTTCAGTTTGTAGTTACCGGCTTTCAGAAGCTGGAGTTACCGGCTTTCAGAAACCGGAGTTACAGACTTTCAGAAGTCGGAGTTACTGGCTTTCAGAACCCGGTATTACCAATTTTCAAAATCCGATTCTGTCGATTTTCAAGATAGGAACAATGgcgaaacataaataaaaaatttagggtgccaaatttaattattttatatataaattaattttctagttAAACAAAaagttcttcattttttttacttaaactatttttatatagtgaTTCACGTATGcactttttaatttctaatactTCTAAATCATTGAATTCACACACTAGAGGTATTCTAATTTCTATTTCAAATTAAGGTTATCCAACTAATTCATTATGTGTAGTAGAAATTGTAATGCAACACAAGATATATCCATAAATTTTACCATTTCAGCAGAAAACACAACAacctttaaatttcataatttaagattgtactaatttgggtaaaaatataattaaggttcatgccaatttgataaaaaattcctaaaatcataattagggttcatactaatttgggtaaaacttaatttggaagaaacatcataggagaatcataaatttaagatacataaaccataataaaatattaatgatttataCAAATATTGAGATAATCATTTATAtccttacttttcttttttactttaatactTTCTTGATGACTTAttgagaaataattttattatgatcaGAGATAGAACCTTAATCGTTTTTATCAACCAAcatccatcaaattaatttttatttttaaacaataaagatatacaactaaaaaatatataaataaaattattagaaattttcttaaacttaatataaataatataattatatataaatataattttaaaatatataaaaatatatataaaaaataaaaaacaaaaattggggTTACCGATTTTCAGAAACCGGTGTTACCGGCTTTCAAAAACCGAAGTACCTGAATTTCATTCTTGGTGTGCAGACtggaaatatttaatttataatttatttttatttttttgaaagataTAATGGTCTTCACAGTCAAACTTggagtgcaggaagaaaaattggggagtgcaggaagaaaaacgCAGGTTCGAATTGAGTTGGTATAGTTGTAGAGTTAAACAAAAAGCAAATAGAACTACTTAATATCATGCTGATGtgatttgaataaataaaagaaagccTTAAATATTTTGTAGTCTCGAAAATTTTATacgttaaaattaaaatttgttctcGTCtcaaatttgatataatttaatcttcaaattttgaaaataaataaatataattaaatttattttatatattaaaagatgttttatattgacatttgaaatatttatattatttgatagagTTCAAATGTCAttctaaaataatgtttaaaatgtaaaaaaaaaattgatattcttagattaaaatatttaaaatccttttatattttaaatttgagaactaaattatttgtcaaagtttgaaatattataaattttactttttatatcaagtttaaagactaaaataatatttaatttataaaagaaaatgaaatgaatgtATCATATACAAAATTGATTTGGATTGGAAGAATGTTATGAGTTTCTATACTGATGTTTAATTTGGTGACAGTGTCATGCAGCATCCAAAATCATCCATCATGTTTTTATCTCCCAAAGGAATcatgtgtatgtatgtatataaaaaaaaggcaTGGGTACGTAGTGGCTATGAATTATGAGTAAGCCTATTACTAATCAGCACTAACTAAATGTTTAgactaaacaaatttaaaggAAGCAAGCATAGgagaatataataataaagtgcAATTATGAAGAGAGGGTGTTAATATTAAATACTCTGCACTGCACAATAATGGTGAGAGAAATATTATAACATGGTtatgggtttagggtttgtgaTGATAGGTGGGAACTGGGAACCAAGTTGGCAGTGGTGGGTGTAAGCGGCGGAAACATGGACATGTCTCTATTTGGCATGACCAAAAGGTGAACTCTCACTTTCTCACGTGCCATCTCTGTGATGACTCAATAAACCACAACACACATCAACACACGTTATCTTTCTGTACTTTCTTCAGGGATGTTTCTTTAAttaccatttctttttctttttgtgttttaggtattttcaattttataatcaaCAACTATTCTCATCAGGATATATGTAAATTATTCACCATtgcatttttactttatttatttaaattattattctaaagtttcaaaaatattcCTAAAAGCAATAACGTGTAATCGAACcatcttttaaatatacttaGGAATAGCATCTCTAGctatactatttttaaatttgactcTCCAAATGTAATGTGATTCTTAGAAACAAGCATTACCTaagtgttgaattttttttaagaattttttttatttatttgttgtttttaaatttaagataatgttaacttttttcaattatattcttACTTGTTAGCTTTTAAGTTAGTTTACACAGGGTGAACTTGAAAAAACGACTACTACTTTATTTACtgtaaaaacataaataaaataataagaaacgttaattacaattattataaaaaagttattttgggATGTTGGGTTTGAGAGCACATGCATTATGAGTTTGTTCTTGATGCAAAATAATATCAGCTTTTGATAATGTCTTATAATTCTCTTGGATTATCGAGAAAAGAAGGCATTCTTAACAATTACTTTAATGTGAGATCTAATTTCGATTGGACTAAGATAAGACGCACGTGGGTACAATGTTATGCCTAGTTTCATGTCGGagtttttagaaatatttttctgGATTAGCGTGATGTGATTAAAAAACCACTGATTGTTTTTAACATGTGTTTAGTAGCCTTAATGGATTATTTAGTAGGCATTCTTCAAGAAGGAGTTATTGGACTGCAAAAATcaatagaaattttgatttcaaaatctttaattaattttattattatactagCAATAAAAGTGTGGTCAACTTTGATGGTCTCACGAAAGAATATATAAAGTAACGAATCTTGTTACtggaaaataaaagtaatatacttaaaatattggtattttatcattatttataatataataaaaaaatgtaattcacATAAttaactaacaaaaaatattatactaacaATAAAAAGTACAGGTCAACTTTGGTAGTCTTATGAAGACTTGggtatatgtattttatttgttatcaaGCAGTTAAAACTGggattattgataaaaatagtaaaacactcataaaatcatataaaattgtataaaattgtatattttttttataaaaatttgttatatatataaacagtGTTAAATCTTGATCGTGGAAAACTAAAATAagataccaaaaatatttatattttgttattatcactaatataataaaaataaatataaaatttgatataattatagttataaaaaatcacatatatccaatagatttttatattcattcaaattattgaattcattaataattaaattaaaactaaaatttttaattttttcttttaatgtaaataattatattgtgtacaaaatttattttccattttattttgtaatcccgtatttgataaaatattataaaaaaagttatttaaaagaatttaagatTCAGGGATTAGGTTAAGaacataattcaaatatatagttgataaattctttaaaatttaatagttaagaACATCTTACGAtacaataaaatagttaaagtaaaattttaaactaattgtttATCGAATATAATATTAACAACTTAATAAcagaattattaattaatagtgAACAATCAACTAagtatgataaatattttttattttgtcttcatattttcaaatttaatggttgattgagttttatctttaagaaaaataattgtttgaatattcatattttaaaataataaaaatataatatcatattttattgagcaaggtttaaaaaattgagaagaACCAAGATCCCTAGAGTGTATCAAGCTCCGccactattataaatattaaatattttaattaaaatttattatgttaagAAAGTGAAGAGTGCAgcacaaataaatttaacttttatttgataaaaaaaaatagtaaatgttgcagttgaaaaaaaaagtaaactttaattatattaattttaaattgaatgctgaaaatatacataataagttaaatttttaattgtattgaTTCTTAACCAAGTTtagattttatttgaaataaactcattcatttataaattgtaaatgaatagtgtaacaaataatttagaaaaaacattGTTCATACAACTTTATGATTTTATTCAAAGATAATGATTTATTATATCACAATCATGTGTACTAATATTTGAATCGAAAATACTAAATACAGTTGTCAAATTATACAAGTTAAACTCTAATGTTTATAATGCATGGTTAATGTATAGCTGTGGgttttgttaataaattgttgttgtttttttatttatattgtctACATTAATTAATTGGAACTATCAAAATATAGTTTGATGAATCGACTGGAAATTCATgttgtaatataaattaatcaagtgattttttttcttgtttatttaatttgatacgTAAAGCTCGgtctattttataaaataattattatattttaaatatcaaagtaatattactttttaaaatatataatataatttatttatgtattaaattattataattgaattttgttttttattgaatatgagTATAAATCTTCTTAATCAATACTTTATTGTATaaagaaaattactttttgtctatattttttttaattttattttttaaatgactacttttttaatttaactattttttttttaaatttaaccactttttaaaagtaaataaataaaaatcatctaaaaaataaataaaaactatctaTAGccaaattgtaaaatttatttatttttataattatagttttacttctattttatttataaaataataaacacacaTGCTCACAATACATGTGTTTTTACTGGTATATGTTAATAAATTTAAGGTTGAAACATAGAGTttgtgtttaaaattttttatttgttttcatatatgATATTACATTGGTGGACCTACATATACATGAAGGGTGTGTAAGGACACCCCTAGTTTtgtttataattacaaaatatttgaaaaatattattttatctcttgTCATCTTATATACctttttctctaattttgtCCATAAATTGTTAGATTgagattcaaataatttttaaatagactCATTGACTTAGGATCTTAGATCTGTCATTAtgatgttataaaattatacagtATGGACTAACCGGTGAATGAGTGAGTCAGTTCGTCAACCAAACCTAACTTGTTATCTTAATAAGAAAAATCAATAGTTTAAGACAAACAAATAATTCTAACTAAGttagtaatcaagtttaaatGAATTTGGATCTCGTTTCTAATAagaagtttattaaaaaaatataactaaagaccaaataaagtaatatgttacaTATTAATTACACATTTATTATCTTTACATTTAAATCGAATTAATTTTAGTATCACATTATCTTTGACAAATACTTCGATCAATatagacaaataaaaaatgacttaGAAGAACGATTGTCCCATTTAATGCGACCAATCGACCTTAACtaccaaaaataaatatgttaagataatattattattatctcaTAAAATAAAACAGATGCAGActggtatataaataaaagagaacaaatttaaaaaaatatttgataggtattaacttatttttaactcaaCTAAATCAAGACTAACTTATTTTATCAccgtaattatttatttatgcataTGTACAAGTGTTTAGCACTTCTATacatatatcaataaataaatattgtctTCCACCTAAAACccagataataatatatttgtgatttttttttcattgtacaGTACTTAACTTTTTAACTTAttcattaaagaaaaataaacaggaaaaagaaataatgataGAGGCAGAACATAGTCTAAACTGGATGTGATGGATGGAATATATGAAACTATGAAAGAAAGCAGCCGCGACCCCATGCATTGTGGACTTATCTGAACCACTTTTGGAGTGGGCAAGAGAGAGAAACAAAACACACAGACAAGAGAATCTTTTCTGGGAACAATCACTACACACTCTTACCTTCTTCCCCATACTATGTTCAATCAACCTGCTTCTTGCTTTCACCCTTTTTACATACGTCACCAACCAACCACTCCTTTTCTTTCCTTTGCCTTTAAAATCCATAACATTCTACCAAAAATAAACAACCCTTATACACCATTGCCTCAAACATTCAAAATTTCTGCACGAAAAACATGCTTGAATTAGATATAGTttacaaataacaatttttttttggttaaatatgtttttttcctcaaatttaagtaaaatttagagTTGGTcactcttcaaaatttttgatcaatttagtcattcattttaaaaaatgtgtgaatttagtcattttaatcagattttgttacatttaagtatattttatgatattatttgaattgtttacatcgttCGACCCATTTTTGCTTGAATGCTAACtcaaataatatcataaaacgcgtttgaaacttataataaacttaacaaaatttgattaaaagaactaaatctacgcatttctaaagatgaaggactaaattgattaaaatttttgatatggaactaatttcaaaattcactaaaagttgagaaacaaaaatatatttaatacttttttttactattattgcaCCCACTCatctttttataaaactaaataaatattgatataataaatttaaattcataattaataaataaattttaaatctacttaattctataaaatcaactcataaaataaaatttacacgtatttatataaaataaaccgACATTTATCACTAATCTGAAACTTCTAATAATATTCAGACTTAATTCAACATTATTGAGATAAATGGATAGATGCCGATACCTTGTGTTCTGATTTCTCTATCCCTTAACCCACCAGTCCCATCTTACCTTTGTTTTCCCATAATTAAACTCCCACAATCTCACTGTCGCTGTttactccttttctttttttaatttttattccttTTCACTTACATTGTATTTTAATGTTAGACCAATCAAACCTCTTAGCTCTCCCCCTACCCTCCCATTATTAGTGTTTAAGGAACATGAAAACCACATGGACTTGTTTTGTCTTCTCATAATCAACCACACCAAGAGAAGCAACAACAAGGGAGATACACCATAAATGTCTTCAATTTCAAAGCAGTTTTTATTGGTGATCTCGGAAGCAAGCTACTTTCACTTCATCTTCAAACTTACTTGAGAGAGGTTATGTGATACTCTTCTACTGTCATCCCCTGTACTCAACTGCTACTTCTCTTCTTGCTTTGCTTTTCTGCTTCTCTTTACTCTCTTTCTTCGTTTCTCAACAACTTTCAATCACTGCAAAGATCACATGTTTTCTGGATCCTACCTTCCAACGTTTCCTCAACCCTTCTGTGCTCTACTTTTGCCTTCTTTACCCCATCACCAAATTCTGAAGTCACTTTCCTCTCTATACTTTTACAAGTAATTTTTGTTTCCCTCCAAGAATTGGAATTGAACAAAATGAAACAAGTATCTGCTTGCAACTATGACTTGGGATATTGCACAAGTTGTTATTCctcaatattttatatcttgGTTTTTCGTTGTCCCGGGTGCTAACAATAACATGGTAGCTACTTACTCACCCTATCTTTTACTGTCTCAATGTTGCTCCTCAGTGATTTGGTTCTTGAAAATCTGTACATAGATAATCTTTAATAAAAACTCCAGATTAATATATCAGATCATAACTGAGTAGGTTGATACTATTAAGTAATAGGAATTTGATTTCATAGATCCATGATAGTGCTCGGTCCAAGGTGAGTATAAACTCACTATTTATTGGTCAACTTATAGTTCATGACATGTCTCCTAGCTACCTCATTCCAGATTTTCATATACTTACAAAATAGTGGGCCAGATAACAAACATATGCAGGTAAGATTCAATCAGAAACAGTTCCTTGCATGAAGAGTTTAGTGGAATTTCCAAAAATGAATTGGTTTATAGGTATCTAGTTCAACTTTAAATTTCAATCATACATTTAGGATTCTTGTTTTTCTTGGAAGAGCAACAAACAGCATAATATACTAGCCATAGTCCTACTCAACAAACGTAAGATAAGATCCAGAATCCATGCTTAGGAAGAGTATAATTGGTTCATATTGTGCTAGCCAATATTTGGTCTCTGACTCATACTTAGAAATGATTTTTggtttaaaaaacaattgaagaaaatatcTGGCCATTGCACTTGATTTCAGATCTAccattaaaataacaaattcaatAACAATGGGGGGAAAACTGAGGGAGactacaaaaagaaagaaaggaaaaagaatctGGTTTTGTAGATTTTTATCATTATGGGGTTGTATCATTGATGAGTCCCATTTGTTAGAAAGAAGGTGAGGTACCAGTGGCTTTTATTGTACATTTCTGGGTTTAACCAATATACCAAAAATTTCGAATCATGTGTTGATGTATGATGTTAGTGGCTGCTTCTTTTACCATTTAGGTAGGCCAACATAACGCAAAACGAAGTGCCCAGTACAAATGCTTTTTTAGCAGAAAGTAGACTTATCAAGGCACTTGAATCACAGAACATgccatcatttccatgtcaatGAAAATGTGTATATGTGCCAGGCTGCCACCACTAAGTGTACGTTTTCcacaaaggaaaaataaagcATAGGTTGTTTACTAACTGTTGAATTTTCATTGCAGGACCAATCAGTTCTTTCACTGCAAGCTCTTAAATGGATCTTTCACTGAAGGTGGATTGTTTCACTTGTTTGGTGAATTAGTTTGGAACTCAGCATAGCTAAATCATGAAACAACACTTTGATCTTGAAGTGGTGGCCTCAGCAGAATATGAATCTGAAGTTAGAAGCCAGGTTCAAGAAACCTATGCAGGTCCTTGCAGTGACAACCTCACCAACTCTCCCCATAAACCAATAGAATTTCATCTCCATTCAGATGCTATCTCCCTTGACTTAACTCTCAACTTCAACAACAGTGACTTGGTGGTTACAGATTCAACAGGACTCTCATTCTCAAGCACTACCAGCGAGAGCAACAACAACGATCCTCCCTCTCAAACCATGCCACGGGTCTTCTCTTGCAATTACTGTAACCGCAAGTTTTTGAGTTCTCAGGCTCTTGGAGGCCACCAAAATGCACACAAGAGAGAAAGAACATTAGCAAAGAGAGCCTTACGCATGGGGTTTTTCTCTGAGAGGTATGCCAGTCTTGCATCTCTCCCTCTTCATGGTTCTTTCAGGTCCTTGGGGATAAAGGCACACTCTTCACTGCACCACGGCTTTTCACCAACAATGAGGCCTTCTGAGATGAAAAGCAGTGCAAGATTTGAGCAAGGATATGTTGGTTTTCCAATATTCTTGGAGGAGGATGAAGCAGAACTCTTGTGGCAAGGTAGTTACCATCAGGTTCCCTCTAATGGAGGCCATACTCATCAGAATTTCACACTGAGTGGAACCTCTAATTTGAGTTTTACTGGGGTGAATCATCCACCGGTTGACATAGAGAACTCAACACCTGAGTTGACATTGAAACTTTAAAGGgattatttgacaaatttctGGCTTCTGCTATTTATTTATCGTATTTCTGTACAGTACGACATGCATGAAAGCAATGGTGCCAGATTGATCACTTTCATTGTTAAACTTGCTGATCTCATGTGATTTTGTTCTCAGGTTTTCCTCTTACAAATCCTTGGTTTGGTGTTTTTCTCTGTATTTGTTACTGTATAATTACTTTGAGAGGACAAGTTTCCAGGTTCTGTGTTTGccaaataaatcatgttttatttCTACTGTAAATTACTGAACTTCAATTGTGTTTTTCTGTCATTTTCCATGTTGAATATTGAACTATTTTGCTTCTTTaatcataagaaaaataattgagaCTTACAAATTTATATCTT carries:
- the LOC114196307 gene encoding zinc finger protein 4-like, with protein sequence MKQHFDLEVVASAEYESEVRSQVQETYAGPCSDNLTNSPHKPIEFHLHSDAISLDLTLNFNNSDLVVTDSTGLSFSSTTSESNNNDPPSQTMPRVFSCNYCNRKFLSSQALGGHQNAHKRERTLAKRALRMGFFSERYASLASLPLHGSFRSLGIKAHSSLHHGFSPTMRPSEMKSSARFEQGYVGFPIFLEEDEAELLWQGSYHQVPSNGGHTHQNFTLSGTSNLSFTGVNHPPVDIENSTPELTLKL